Proteins found in one Vallitalea guaymasensis genomic segment:
- a CDS encoding ribbon-helix-helix domain-containing protein: MENKKIGRPTDAPKNKTIKFRIDDETDKKLEYCSKKLNESKSEILRKGVCKVYDDLNNK; this comes from the coding sequence TTGGAGAACAAAAAAATTGGTCGTCCTACTGATGCACCTAAGAATAAAACTATAAAATTTAGGATTGATGATGAAACAGATAAAAAACTAGAATATTGTAGCAAAAAACTTAATGAAAGCAAATCTGAGATTCTAAGAAAAGGTGTTTGTAAAGTATATGATGACCTAAATAACAAATAA